The proteins below come from a single Archangium lipolyticum genomic window:
- a CDS encoding pyridoxal phosphate-dependent aminotransferase, producing the protein MSLPSRASFADIRLYSPSKVKCGVDLSDNTNLFGMPPAAERALREATASLASRYPTGYAPDLRQAVASYTGMEPSQVTTGCGSDDVIDSTLRAFLEPGDPLAFQEPTFVMVPYLSKVNALRAVPVPLRPDYDIDVDGLLATRAKLIYVCTPNNPTGTVIPRASMERLVDNAPGVVLIDEAYAEFARESFLDLARTRPNVLVTRTLSKAFGLAGMRVGYAVGNPTLVTEVEKARGPYKVTGLSERLAVVALTQDVEWMKARAAESLAIRERLETELGKLGLKPLPSGGNFVLVPVAGAPAVAERMRQRDVNVRAFQGLTGIGDALRIGCGPWTMMEAALGALREALR; encoded by the coding sequence ATGAGCCTGCCCTCGCGCGCGTCCTTCGCGGACATCCGCCTGTACTCGCCCTCCAAGGTGAAGTGCGGCGTGGACCTGAGCGACAACACCAACCTGTTCGGCATGCCCCCGGCCGCCGAGCGCGCCCTGCGCGAGGCGACGGCCTCCCTGGCCAGCCGCTACCCCACGGGCTATGCGCCGGACCTCCGGCAGGCCGTGGCCTCGTACACGGGCATGGAGCCCTCGCAGGTCACCACCGGGTGCGGCTCGGATGACGTCATCGACAGCACCCTCCGGGCCTTCCTGGAGCCGGGGGATCCCCTGGCCTTCCAGGAGCCCACCTTCGTGATGGTGCCCTACCTCTCGAAGGTGAACGCCCTGCGGGCCGTGCCGGTGCCGCTGCGGCCGGACTACGACATCGACGTGGACGGCCTGCTGGCCACCCGGGCGAAGCTCATCTACGTCTGCACGCCCAACAACCCCACGGGCACGGTCATCCCCCGGGCCTCGATGGAGCGCCTGGTGGACAACGCGCCCGGCGTCGTGCTGATCGACGAGGCCTACGCCGAGTTCGCCCGGGAGAGCTTCCTGGACCTGGCACGCACGCGGCCCAACGTGCTGGTGACTCGCACCCTGTCCAAGGCGTTCGGCCTGGCGGGCATGCGGGTGGGCTACGCGGTGGGCAACCCCACGCTGGTGACCGAGGTGGAGAAGGCCCGGGGCCCGTACAAGGTCACGGGCTTGTCCGAGCGGCTGGCCGTCGTGGCGCTGACGCAGGACGTGGAGTGGATGAAGGCTCGGGCGGCGGAGTCCCTGGCCATCCGGGAGCGGCTGGAGACGGAGCTCGGGAAGCTGGGGCTGAAGCCCCTGCCGTCCGGAGGCAACTTCGTGCTGGTGCCGGTGGCTGGCGCGCCCGCGGTGGCGGAGCGGATGCGGCAGCGGGACGTGAACGTGCGGGCGTTCCAGGGACTGACGGGAATCGGGGACGCGCTCCGGATCGGATGCGGCCCGTGGACCATGATGGAGGCGGCGCTCGGAGCGCTGCGGGAGGCTCTGCGGTGA
- the hisD gene encoding histidinol dehydrogenase yields MNAPTLKYRGRLKELAPEARRRLLDRTGGSDAQVAQRTADILSRVRRDGDKALRDMAREFDRAELKSLEVPRSVCEAALASLEPKLRDALARAARNITQAHAAQKPQATEVETEPGIIVGRRPDPLGRVGVYAPGGRAVYPSSVLMGVVPAKVAGVGEVIVCSPPGPDGRPSAGVLAAAALAGADRVFALGGAGAVAAMAYGTESVPRVDRIVGPGNAYVAAAKLQVVDAVAIDAPAGPSEILVVADSSADPEAVAREMLAQAEHDPDACCVTVAVGDVFAEAVAAAVGRAAARAKRQEIVTRALSDRGAVLSVDSLEEAWPFVADFAPEHLLIATTSPLADLPKARNAGTVFVGQFASVAYGDYMTGANHVLPTAGLARAYSGLSVLDFYRWTTYQRVTRDAAARLADDVGLLADSEGLFAHADAARGWRKS; encoded by the coding sequence GTGAACGCCCCCACCCTCAAGTATCGGGGGCGTCTGAAGGAACTGGCCCCCGAGGCGCGCCGTCGTCTGCTGGACCGCACGGGCGGGTCGGACGCCCAGGTCGCCCAGCGCACCGCGGACATCCTCTCCCGCGTGCGCCGGGACGGAGACAAGGCCCTGCGCGACATGGCGCGCGAGTTCGATCGCGCGGAGCTGAAGTCGCTGGAGGTGCCGCGCTCGGTGTGCGAGGCGGCACTGGCCTCGCTGGAGCCGAAGCTGCGGGACGCACTGGCCCGCGCGGCGCGCAACATCACCCAGGCCCACGCGGCGCAGAAGCCCCAGGCCACCGAGGTGGAGACGGAGCCGGGCATCATCGTCGGACGCCGGCCGGATCCACTCGGGCGCGTGGGCGTGTACGCGCCGGGTGGCCGCGCCGTGTACCCGAGCAGCGTGCTGATGGGCGTGGTGCCGGCGAAGGTGGCCGGGGTGGGCGAGGTCATCGTCTGCTCGCCGCCGGGCCCGGATGGCAGGCCCTCGGCGGGGGTGCTGGCGGCGGCGGCGCTGGCGGGCGCGGACCGCGTCTTCGCCCTCGGTGGAGCGGGGGCGGTGGCGGCCATGGCCTATGGCACCGAGAGCGTGCCTCGGGTGGACCGCATCGTCGGCCCCGGCAATGCCTACGTGGCCGCGGCCAAGCTGCAGGTGGTGGACGCGGTCGCCATCGACGCGCCGGCGGGGCCGAGTGAGATCCTCGTGGTCGCGGACAGCTCGGCGGACCCCGAGGCGGTGGCGCGGGAGATGCTGGCCCAGGCCGAGCACGATCCGGACGCCTGCTGCGTGACGGTGGCGGTGGGCGATGTGTTCGCGGAGGCGGTGGCCGCGGCGGTGGGACGGGCGGCGGCGCGGGCGAAGCGTCAGGAGATCGTCACGCGCGCCCTGAGCGACCGGGGCGCGGTGCTGAGCGTGGACTCGCTGGAGGAGGCCTGGCCCTTCGTGGCGGACTTCGCTCCCGAGCACCTGCTCATCGCCACCACGTCGCCGCTGGCGGACCTGCCCAAGGCGCGCAACGCGGGCACGGTGTTCGTGGGCCAGTTCGCCTCGGTGGCGTACGGCGACTACATGACGGGCGCCAACCACGTGCTGCCCACGGCCGGCCTGGCCCGTGCGTACTCGGGGCTGAGCGTGCTCGATTTCTACCGGTGGACCACGTACCAGCGTGTCACGCGCGACGCGGCGGCGCGGCTCGCCGACGACGTGGGCCTGCTGGCCGACAGTGAGGGCCTCTTCGCCCACGCGGATGCCGCCCGCGGCTGGAGGAAGTCATGA
- the hisG gene encoding ATP phosphoribosyltransferase — MLKIALPNKGRLSEEVRELFNDAGLEVRVRGERALTASLGGEFEAIFVRAQDIPEFVADGAADAGVTGWDLVCESGRELELLMDLEFGRCRLVVAAREESGIQKLEDIQDGVRVASSFTRLTQEFFTKRGQKVMVVPVSGATEIAPHLGIADIIVDLTSTGSTLKMNGLREVATVVQSSARLIARKGHVPEAAAQLEELRQALGSVLAARGKRYLMANVPRRVLPNVREVLPGLNGPTVVDVQGGDFVAVHAVVPSKSIYRTIAALKTLGCEGILVTRIERLMP; from the coding sequence ATGCTGAAAATCGCCCTGCCCAACAAAGGCCGTCTGTCCGAAGAGGTCCGCGAGTTGTTCAACGACGCCGGTCTGGAGGTGCGCGTCCGAGGGGAGCGCGCCCTCACCGCGTCGCTCGGCGGAGAGTTCGAGGCCATCTTCGTGCGTGCCCAGGACATTCCCGAGTTCGTCGCGGATGGAGCGGCGGACGCGGGCGTCACCGGATGGGACCTGGTCTGTGAGTCCGGCCGCGAGCTGGAGCTGTTGATGGACCTGGAGTTCGGCAGGTGCCGGTTGGTGGTGGCCGCCCGCGAGGAGAGCGGCATCCAGAAGCTCGAGGACATCCAGGACGGGGTGCGCGTGGCCTCGTCCTTCACGCGGCTGACGCAGGAGTTCTTCACGAAGCGCGGCCAGAAGGTGATGGTGGTGCCGGTCTCGGGCGCCACGGAGATCGCTCCGCACCTGGGCATCGCGGACATCATCGTGGACCTGACGTCCACGGGCTCCACGCTGAAGATGAACGGCCTGCGCGAGGTGGCGACGGTGGTCCAGTCCAGCGCGCGGCTGATCGCTCGCAAGGGACACGTGCCCGAGGCGGCGGCGCAGCTGGAGGAGCTGCGGCAGGCGCTGGGCTCGGTGCTGGCGGCCCGGGGCAAGCGCTACCTCATGGCCAACGTGCCGCGCCGCGTGCTGCCCAACGTGCGCGAGGTGCTGCCGGGCCTCAATGGCCCCACCGTGGTGGATGTGCAGGGCGGTGACTTCGTGGCCGTGCACGCCGTGGTGCCCTCCAAGAGCATCTACCGCACCATCGCCGCCCTGAAGACGCTTGGCTGCGAGGGCATCCTCGTCACCCGCATCGAGAGGCTGATGCCGTGA
- a CDS encoding HD-GYP domain-containing protein, with protein sequence MEAIPPVPPRILIVDDDDSVRDVISVLLREEGYNCVVASGAEMALDIAGQEETPLVISDMKMPGKDGLWLLEQLRERYPDTSVIMLTGYGDTESAVDCLRRGAVDYLLKPPKLTDLIRAIERALAKRRIELARKRYQKKLERKVRDRTTELRNALRDIANTYQSTLLALVAALDAREHETSDHSQRVVRYTSAIAERMGIKGPEMEEIGRGALLHDIGKIGVPDAVLLKPGKLTPEEWQEMRKHPDIGFQMIQNIPFLATPAQIVLSHQERWDGQGYPRNLRGQEIHIGARIFAVADTLDAMTSDRPYRKGTTFANAIAEITRCAGTQFDREVVRAFLDIGEQALIKIKEDMHNRKLTLVQAEAQAQEAEATLARLSDDLDDMDQTIPGPGGPPSSSGSSATPRATPAPAAPVPSPAVGATTATASRPEQPVVLSVLAGGRQGNSRD encoded by the coding sequence GTGGAAGCCATTCCTCCCGTACCTCCCCGGATCCTCATCGTCGACGACGACGATTCCGTGCGCGACGTCATCTCCGTCCTCCTCAGGGAGGAGGGATACAACTGCGTGGTGGCCAGTGGCGCCGAAATGGCCCTGGACATCGCCGGTCAGGAAGAGACGCCGCTGGTCATCAGCGACATGAAGATGCCGGGCAAGGATGGCCTGTGGCTGCTGGAGCAGCTGCGCGAGCGCTATCCGGACACCTCGGTCATCATGCTCACCGGCTACGGTGACACCGAGTCCGCCGTGGATTGTCTGCGGCGCGGCGCGGTGGACTACCTGCTCAAGCCGCCCAAGCTGACGGACCTCATCCGCGCCATCGAGCGTGCGCTCGCCAAGCGCCGCATCGAGCTGGCCCGCAAGCGCTACCAGAAGAAGCTGGAGCGCAAGGTGAGGGATCGCACGACCGAGCTGCGCAACGCGCTGCGCGACATCGCCAACACCTACCAGTCCACCCTGCTGGCCCTGGTGGCGGCCCTGGACGCCCGCGAGCACGAGACGTCGGACCACTCGCAGCGCGTGGTGCGCTACACCAGCGCCATCGCCGAGCGCATGGGCATCAAGGGTCCGGAGATGGAGGAGATCGGCCGCGGCGCCCTCCTCCACGACATCGGGAAGATCGGCGTGCCCGACGCCGTGCTGCTCAAGCCGGGCAAGCTCACGCCGGAAGAGTGGCAGGAGATGCGCAAGCACCCGGACATCGGCTTCCAGATGATCCAGAACATCCCCTTCCTGGCCACGCCGGCGCAGATCGTGCTGTCGCACCAGGAGCGCTGGGATGGTCAGGGCTACCCGCGTAACCTCCGGGGCCAGGAGATCCACATCGGCGCGCGCATCTTCGCCGTGGCGGACACCCTGGACGCGATGACGAGCGACCGGCCCTACCGCAAGGGCACCACGTTCGCCAACGCCATCGCGGAGATCACCCGCTGCGCCGGCACCCAGTTCGATCGCGAGGTCGTGCGTGCCTTCCTGGATATCGGTGAGCAGGCGCTCATCAAGATCAAGGAGGACATGCACAACCGGAAGCTGACACTGGTGCAGGCGGAGGCGCAGGCCCAGGAGGCCGAGGCCACCCTCGCCCGGCTCAGCGATGACCTGGACGACATGGACCAGACCATCCCGGGACCTGGCGGCCCTCCCTCGAGCTCTGGCTCCAGCGCCACTCCACGCGCCACGCCCGCTCCCGCCGCCCCCGTTCCCAGCCCGGCGGTGGGTGCCACGACGGCCACCGCCTCCCGGCCGGAGCAGCCCGTGGTCCTCTCGGTCCTCGCCGGGGGACGCCAGGGCAACTCGCGGGACTGA
- the moaA gene encoding GTP 3',8-cyclase MoaA → MTPAAAPTRDPLTPPLLDAQGRTMTYLRLSVTDRCNFRCTYCSPASWGGKKDLLTPEEFERIVSVFARMGIRRVRLTGGEPLIRPDIVEVSRRIAAVPGVQRVAITTNASHLERLAAPLREAGVTQLNISLDTLSEATFRRISKQGELATILRGIDAAVAAGYASLKMNVVVMRGVNDTEVPELIAYAHARGMVPRFIELMPFGQGTPVPTAELVEGLRATGLPLEPEDEQDSATAGPARYWRAPGGLVGFISPLTQNFCGGCNRVRVASNGDLRSCLGGRAQAPLHTLIRGGATDAELALAIRGALGEKPEGHRFTEPGAGASLLSMMGIGG, encoded by the coding sequence ATGACGCCAGCCGCCGCTCCCACAAGGGACCCCCTGACCCCTCCCCTGCTAGACGCCCAGGGGAGAACGATGACCTACCTGCGGCTGTCCGTGACGGACCGGTGTAACTTCCGTTGCACGTACTGCTCGCCCGCGAGCTGGGGGGGCAAGAAGGATCTGCTGACGCCCGAGGAGTTCGAGCGCATCGTCTCCGTCTTCGCCCGGATGGGCATCCGGCGGGTGCGGCTCACCGGAGGCGAGCCCCTGATCCGCCCGGACATCGTCGAGGTCTCCCGGCGCATCGCCGCGGTGCCGGGCGTGCAGCGGGTGGCCATCACCACCAACGCCAGCCACCTGGAGCGCCTGGCCGCTCCCCTGCGCGAGGCGGGCGTCACCCAGCTCAACATCAGCCTGGACACCCTGTCCGAGGCCACCTTCCGGCGCATCTCCAAGCAGGGCGAGCTCGCCACCATCCTGCGGGGCATCGACGCGGCCGTGGCGGCGGGCTACGCCTCCCTCAAGATGAACGTCGTCGTCATGCGCGGGGTGAACGACACCGAGGTGCCGGAGCTCATCGCGTATGCCCACGCCCGAGGCATGGTGCCGCGCTTCATCGAGCTGATGCCCTTCGGACAGGGCACCCCGGTGCCCACCGCGGAGCTGGTGGAAGGGCTGCGGGCCACCGGGCTTCCCCTCGAGCCCGAGGACGAGCAGGACAGCGCCACCGCGGGTCCGGCCCGCTACTGGCGCGCGCCCGGGGGGCTCGTGGGCTTCATCTCTCCCCTCACCCAGAACTTCTGTGGCGGTTGCAACCGCGTGCGCGTGGCCTCCAATGGAGACCTGCGCAGCTGCCTCGGCGGACGCGCCCAGGCGCCGCTGCACACGCTCATCCGCGGCGGGGCCACGGACGCGGAGCTGGCCCTGGCCATCCGCGGCGCCCTCGGCGAGAAGCCCGAAGGCCATCGCTTCACCGAGCCCGGCGCTGGCGCCTCCCTGCTGTCGATGATGGGCATCGGAGGCTGA
- a CDS encoding DUF4870 domain-containing protein, whose translation METQHQAGFITGSPAPTADEKTWGMIAHLSALVASVVGFPFLGPLIVMLTKGKESPWVEQHAKEALNFQITATVAIWVSAFTMFCLVGFVLLPLVGLAALVLTVLAGIKANNGEMYRYPATIRLVK comes from the coding sequence ATGGAAACGCAGCATCAGGCCGGTTTCATCACCGGTTCGCCGGCGCCCACGGCGGACGAGAAGACATGGGGCATGATCGCGCACCTGAGCGCGCTGGTGGCATCCGTGGTGGGGTTCCCCTTCCTCGGACCGCTCATCGTCATGCTCACCAAGGGCAAGGAGTCGCCCTGGGTGGAGCAGCACGCGAAGGAGGCGCTCAACTTCCAGATCACCGCCACGGTGGCCATCTGGGTGTCCGCGTTCACGATGTTCTGCCTGGTTGGCTTCGTCCTGCTGCCGCTGGTGGGATTGGCCGCCCTGGTGCTGACCGTGCTCGCCGGCATCAAGGCCAACAACGGCGAGATGTACCGCTACCCGGCCACCATCCGGCTGGTGAAGTAA
- the thiC gene encoding phosphomethylpyrimidine synthase ThiC has translation MSGASKSLKVDGKVLEGITRGPLPASRKVYVPGVLHPDLRVPMREISQTPTRHGHGPEAKETPNPSILVYDSSGPYTDPEASLDLRAGLPAVRAEWIRRRGDVEELSGVTSEYGRTREADPRLSGLRFTHRRKPLVAKPGANVTQLHYARRGIITPEMEFVALRENLKREAAVAALSQQHPGHSWGAAIPREITPEFVRDEVARGRAIIPANINHPELEPMIIGRNFLVKINANIGNSAVTSSIEEEVEKMVWSIRWGADTVMDLSTGRNIHETREWILRNAPVPIGTVPIYQALEKVGGKAEELTWEIYRDTLIEQCEQGVDYFTIHAGVLLRYIPLTAKRMTGIVSRGGSILAKWCLAHHQENFLYTHFEEICEILKAYDVSFSLGDGLRPGSIADANDAAQFGELEALGELTKIAWKHDVQVMIEGPGHVPMHLIQENMTKQLAVCHEAPFYTLGPLTTDIAPGYDHFTSGIGAAMIGWFGTAMLCYVTPKEHLGLPNRDDVKEGVITYKIAAHAADLAKGHPGAQLRDNALSKARFEFRWEDQFNLSLDPERARAFHDETLPAEGAKVAHFCSMCGPQFCSMKITQDVRDYAEKTGVSEQKALESGMAEKSEEFKKAGGQLYR, from the coding sequence GTGAGCGGAGCCTCGAAGAGTCTCAAGGTGGATGGCAAGGTCCTGGAGGGCATCACCCGGGGGCCCCTGCCGGCCTCGCGCAAGGTGTACGTGCCCGGCGTGCTGCACCCGGACCTGCGTGTCCCCATGCGGGAGATCAGCCAGACGCCCACCCGTCATGGCCACGGTCCGGAAGCGAAGGAGACGCCCAACCCGTCCATCCTCGTCTACGACTCGAGCGGCCCGTACACGGACCCCGAGGCGTCCCTGGATCTCCGGGCGGGGCTGCCCGCCGTGCGCGCCGAGTGGATTCGCCGCCGTGGGGACGTGGAGGAGCTGTCCGGTGTCACCTCCGAGTATGGCCGTACCCGCGAGGCGGACCCGCGCCTGTCCGGGCTGCGCTTCACCCACCGTCGCAAGCCGCTGGTGGCGAAGCCGGGGGCGAATGTCACCCAGTTGCACTACGCCCGCAGGGGGATCATCACCCCCGAGATGGAGTTCGTGGCGCTGCGCGAGAACCTCAAGCGCGAGGCCGCCGTCGCCGCTCTGTCCCAGCAGCACCCGGGCCACTCCTGGGGCGCCGCGATTCCCAGGGAGATCACCCCCGAGTTCGTACGTGACGAGGTGGCGCGGGGCCGCGCCATCATCCCGGCCAACATCAACCACCCGGAGCTGGAGCCGATGATCATCGGCCGCAACTTCCTGGTGAAGATCAACGCCAACATCGGCAACTCGGCCGTCACCTCCTCCATCGAGGAGGAGGTGGAGAAGATGGTGTGGTCCATCCGCTGGGGCGCGGACACGGTGATGGATCTGTCCACCGGCCGCAACATCCACGAGACGCGCGAGTGGATCCTCCGCAACGCCCCGGTGCCCATCGGCACGGTGCCCATCTACCAGGCGCTGGAGAAGGTGGGGGGCAAGGCCGAGGAGCTCACCTGGGAGATCTACCGCGACACCCTCATCGAGCAGTGCGAGCAGGGGGTGGACTACTTCACCATCCACGCGGGCGTGCTGCTGCGCTACATCCCGCTCACCGCGAAGCGCATGACGGGCATCGTGAGCCGGGGTGGCTCCATCCTGGCCAAGTGGTGCCTGGCCCACCACCAGGAGAACTTCCTCTACACGCACTTCGAGGAGATCTGCGAGATCCTCAAGGCGTACGACGTCAGCTTCAGCCTGGGAGACGGGCTGCGGCCGGGCTCCATCGCGGACGCCAACGACGCGGCGCAGTTCGGCGAGCTGGAGGCGCTGGGCGAGCTGACGAAGATCGCCTGGAAGCACGACGTGCAGGTGATGATCGAGGGCCCGGGCCACGTGCCCATGCACCTCATCCAGGAGAACATGACGAAGCAGCTCGCGGTGTGCCACGAGGCGCCCTTCTACACACTGGGGCCCCTCACCACGGACATCGCGCCGGGGTACGACCACTTCACCAGCGGCATCGGCGCGGCGATGATCGGCTGGTTCGGCACGGCGATGCTCTGCTACGTCACCCCCAAGGAGCACCTGGGGCTGCCCAACCGGGACGACGTGAAGGAAGGCGTCATCACCTACAAGATCGCCGCCCACGCCGCGGACCTCGCCAAGGGGCACCCGGGCGCGCAGCTGCGCGACAACGCCCTGTCCAAGGCCCGCTTCGAGTTCCGCTGGGAGGACCAGTTCAACCTCTCGTTGGATCCCGAGCGCGCCCGCGCCTTCCATGACGAGACCCTGCCCGCCGAGGGCGCCAAGGTGGCCCACTTCTGCTCCATGTGCGGCCCGCAGTTCTGCTCGATGAAGATCACCCAGGACGTGCGCGACTACGCGGAGAAGACCGGGGTTTCCGAGCAGAAGGCGCTGGAGTCCGGCATGGCCGAGAAGAGCGAGGAGTTCAAGAAGGCCGGCGGGCAGCTCTACCGCTGA